A section of the Humulus lupulus chromosome 2, drHumLupu1.1, whole genome shotgun sequence genome encodes:
- the LOC133817502 gene encoding clathrin coat assembly protein AP180-like produces the protein MPSKLRKALGVVKDQTSISLAKVSSGSKSKSKSNGIAINLEVPILKATSHHEIPLDETRYLKEILQVISTDKVYAAACAHAIAKRVGRTRNWIVALKSLMLVFRIFQHGDPHFPKEVFNAMKNGAKILNLSNFRDDSNSSPWDYTAFVRTFALYLDERLACFLSGKLHQCWDLSNGSSHGSRRGKVEPIRDMTPATLIDRISNWQKLLDRVIATKPTGDARTNRLVQSSLHAIVQESFDIYRDMSDGLALLLDSFFHLQYNSCVNAFQASVRASKQFEELSEFYGLCKSIGVGRTSEYPSVQKISGELIETLQEFLKDQASFPGRSLPSELLLAPPPATPDRNSLTGSESVSLCSSLDRDREPMSATNSDETEEDSFDDEDNQQSNTDSNNVSFDYTPKSPMEKDCWEHVLVSTAKENDQTTRDFDTFFDKRHYNPFLVDVETTDVVTVVSSPANNDINRSTHEVQNPEKTTPITPTFGEEEITSWVAPTFCAQNPNKSVSLFCNDPFESSEFELTTDLRNGSGNELNFVFEQQLWLEHQKKIIAKNELNN, from the coding sequence ATGCCAAGCAAGCTCAGGAAGGCACTCGGGGTAGTGAAGGACCAAACGAGCATTAGCCTAGCTAAGGTCTCGAGTGGCTCCAAATCTAAATCCAAATCCAATGGCATTGCCATCAACCTTGAGGTTCCGATCTTGAAAGCCACTTCTCATCACGAAATCCCCTTAGACGAAACTCGTTATTTGAAGGAGATTCTTCAAGTCATCTCCACCGATAAAGTCTACGCCGCCGCTTGCGCTCACGCCATCGCCAAGAGAGTCGGGAGGACTCGCAACTGGATCGTCGCTCTCAAATCTCTCATGCTCGTCTTTCGAATCTTCCAGCACGGCGATCCACATTTCCCCAAGGAAGTTTTCAACGCCATGAAAAATGGCGCCAAGATCCTCAACCTCTCGAACTTTCGAGACGATTCGAATTCGAGCCCCTGGGATTACACTGCTTTCGTACGGACGTTCGCTCTTTACCTTGATGAGAGGTTGGCTTGCTTTCTCTCTGGGAAGCTTCATCAGTGCTGGGACCTCTCCAACGGCAGCAGCCATGGAAGTCGGCGTGGAAAGGTTGAGCCCATTCGGGACATGACGCCAGCGACTCTGATCGACCGGATTTCGAACTGGCAGAAATTACTGGATCGGGTGATCGCCACTAAACCAACCGGCGACGCAAGGACGAACCGCTTGGTTCAGAGCTCGCTTCATGCGATTGTTCAAGAGAGCTTTGATATTTACCGAGACATGTCCGATGGATTGGCTCTTCTTCTCGATAGCTTCTTCCATTTACAGTACAATTCCTGCGTCAACGCTTTCCAAGCATCGGTAAGAGCTTCAAAGCAATTCGAGGAGCTCTCTGAATTCTATGGCCTCTGTAAAAGCATCGGCGTCGGAAGAACCTCTGAGTACCCGAGCGTACAGAAAATCTCCGGCGAGTTGATTGAGACATTGCAAGAGTTTCTGAAAGATCAAGCTTCGTTTCCCGGCAGATCGCTGCCATCGGAATTACTCCTAGCGCCACCGCCAGCAACTCCAGATAGGAATTCGCTGACGGGGTCGGAATCTGTTTCGTTGTGCTCGTCTCTAGATCGTGATCGGGAACCAATGAGTGCTACAAATTCAGATGAAACAGAGGAAGATTCTTTCGACGACGAAGATAATCAGCAATCAAACACGGATTCGAACAACGTCTCCTTCGATTACACTCCGAAGAGTCCAATGGAAAAAGATTGTTGGGAGCATGTGCTGGTTAGTACCGCAAAAGAGAATGACCAAACGACAAGGGATTTTGATACTTTCTTCGATAAACGACATTACAACCCGTTTCTTGTAGATGTAGAAACGACAGATGTAGTGACTGTCGTTTCTAGTCCCGCCAATAACGATATTAACCGTTCGACTCACGAGGTTCAAAATCCTGAGAAAACGACACCAATAACTCCGACGTTTGGGGAAGAAGAGATTACGAGTTGGGTTGCTCCAACTTTCTGTGCCCAGAATCCAAATAAGTCAGTGAGTTTATTTTGTAATGATCCATTTGAATCAAGTGAGTTTGAGCTTACTACTGATTTGAGAAATGGGTCTGGGAATGAGCTAAATTTCGTCTTTGAACAACAATTGTGGTTGGAGCATCAGAAGAAGATTATAGCCAAGAATGAGTTGAATAACTAA
- the LOC133817503 gene encoding glucan endo-1,3-beta-glucosidase 12, translated as MERLSFICCFLLLISISVFADAGSIGVNYGRIANNLPSAVKVVQLLKSQGLQRVKVYDADPAVLKALAGTGIKVTVDLPNELLYAAAKQQSFANTWVQKNVAAYYPSTEIEALAVGNEVFVDPHNTTKFLIPAMRNIHTALVKNNLHSAIKISSPIALSALQNSYPASAGSFRPELVESVFKPMLDFIRETGSFLMVNAYPFFAYESNSDVISLDYALFRENPGVLDAGSGLRYFNLFDAQIDAVFAAMSALKYDDIKLVVSETGWPSRGDENEVGASLDNAAAYNGNLIRRVLTGGGTPRRPKDDLTVYLFALFNENKKNGPTSERNYGLFYPDEKKVYDIPFTVEGLKSYHDDPSPVSGGEPEGQQVTKPVNGGGVSKSLTGSTWCVANAQLGKEKLQAALDFACGEGGADCRPIQPGSTCYDPNTIEAHASFAFNSYYQKQSRQMGSCYFGGAAYVVTQPPRYGKCEFPTGY; from the exons ATGGAGCGTTTATCTTTTATCTGTTGCTTTCTCTTGCTCATTTCCATCTCAGTATTTGCAG ATGCGGGTTCAATCGGAGTGAACTATGGCCGAATAGCGAACAACCTTCCCTCCGCCGTGAAAGTGGTTCAGCTTCTGAAATCTCAGGGTCTTCAGCGGGTCAAGGTTTACGACGCCGACCCTGCTGTCTTGAAAGCCTTAGCTGGTACAGGGATCAAAGTGACCGTAGATCTACCCAACGAGCTTCTTTACGCGGCAGCCAAACAACAATCTTTCGCCAACACATGGGTTCAGAAAAATGTCGCTGCTTACTACCCATCTACCGAGATCGAAGCTCTTGCTGTTGGAAACGAAGTCTTCGTCGACCCTCATAACACCACCAAGTTCCTCATCCCAGCAATGAGGAACATTCATACGGCTCTTGTCAAGAACAACCTCCATTCCGCCATCAAAATTTCATCCCCCATTGCTCTTAGCGCCCTCCAGAACTCGTACCCAGCATCTGCGGGTTCGTTCCGACCGGAGCTTGTCGAAAGCGTTTTCAAACCCATGTTGGATTTCATTCGCGAAACCGGGTCGTTCCTCATGGTAAACGCTTATCCATTTTTCGCTTACGAGTCGAATTCTGATGTTATCTCTCTAGACTATGCTCTGTTCCGTGAGAATCCCGGCGTTTTGGATGCGGGTTCCGGGTTACGTTACTTCAACCTCTTCGACGCACAAATTGACGCTGTTTTTGCCGCAATGTCTGCTTTGAAATACGACGACATAAAGCTTGTCGTTTCTGAAACGGGTTGGCCATCAAGGGGAGACGAGAATGAGGTCGGTGCCAGCTTGGACAACGCTGCAGCCTACAACGGAAATCTGATCCGTCGAGTTTTAACCGGTGGTGGGACTCCGCGAAGGCCCAAAGATGATCTCACCGTTTATCTATTCGCTCTCTTTAACGAAAATAAAAAGAACGGTCCCACATCGGAAAGAAACTACGGGCTTTTTTACCCCGACGAAAAGAAAGTTTATGATATCCCTTTTAccgtcgagggtttaaagagctACCACGACGACCCGTCACCGGTTAGTGGAGGAGAACCCGAAGGTCAACAAGTGACTAAACCGGTCAACGGCGGTGGTGTGTCGAAGAGTTTGACGGGGAGCACGTGGTGCGTTGCGAATGCTCAATTGGGGAAAGAAAAGCTACAGGCAGCTCTAGATTTCGCTTGCGGTGAGGGTGGTGCTGATTGCCGTCCGATCCAACCAGGCTCCACGTGTTACGATCCTAACACCATTGAGGCCCACGCCTCGTTCGCCTTCAATAGTTATTATCAGAAGCAGAGCCGTCAGATGGGGTCTTGTTATTTTGGCGGGGCTGCGTACGTTGTTACTCAACCACCCA GGTATGGAAAATGCGAGTTTCCCACTGGTTACtga